In Simplicispira sp. 125, one DNA window encodes the following:
- a CDS encoding branched-chain amino acid ABC transporter permease: MRTSTSFLLGGVALLAALPVLLSAGLLNAAVQMLIAALFASAYSLLAGRAGMLSFGHAAYFGVGAFATVHAMNALGGTGLLPTPLMPLVGAVAGLAFGVVAGWFATQRSGTAFAMITLAIAELLHSLAPQLKGLFGGESGISAMRMPAWGFTFGSTTQVYYLTLVWVLISLLLLHFHTRTPAGRLTLGLRENSHRLRFLGYDVHLLSVSAFAISGLFSGVAGGLQVLANEAANYVVFDPSVSASVVLNSYIGGVGVFLGPALGAALMSFFGYAVSDKTQAWLLYQGVLFVLVMMFMPQGLVGLWDAAAARVRRLGAARAVPLLFAWLVAALLLTAGAVFLIELLQRLCSQEYRALAAQAAALPPVTMLKETWEVTRVTTWAWPLGLLTLGGGLLAFANKRLKTTEEHT; encoded by the coding sequence ATGCGTACCTCAACCTCTTTCTTGTTGGGCGGCGTGGCCTTGCTCGCGGCTTTGCCGGTCCTGTTGTCGGCAGGGCTGCTCAATGCCGCCGTGCAGATGTTGATCGCCGCCCTGTTCGCCAGCGCCTACAGCCTGTTGGCAGGCCGCGCCGGGATGCTTTCCTTCGGACACGCGGCCTACTTCGGCGTGGGCGCTTTTGCCACCGTCCATGCCATGAACGCGCTCGGCGGCACTGGCTTGCTACCCACGCCGTTGATGCCGTTGGTCGGAGCCGTTGCGGGGCTTGCGTTCGGCGTGGTGGCGGGGTGGTTCGCCACCCAGCGCAGCGGCACGGCGTTTGCCATGATCACGCTGGCCATCGCCGAGTTGCTGCACTCGCTCGCCCCGCAGCTCAAAGGCCTCTTCGGCGGTGAATCGGGTATCTCTGCCATGCGGATGCCAGCATGGGGCTTCACCTTTGGGTCCACCACCCAGGTGTATTACCTCACGCTGGTCTGGGTCCTGATCTCCCTCTTGCTCTTGCATTTCCACACGCGGACACCGGCAGGCCGTCTGACGCTGGGGCTGCGCGAGAACAGCCACCGCCTGCGCTTCCTGGGCTATGACGTGCACCTGCTCAGCGTGTCGGCCTTCGCCATCTCCGGCCTTTTCTCCGGGGTGGCAGGCGGTCTGCAGGTGCTGGCCAACGAAGCCGCCAACTATGTGGTCTTCGATCCGAGCGTGTCGGCCAGCGTGGTGCTCAACAGCTATATCGGTGGCGTCGGCGTGTTCCTGGGGCCTGCGCTGGGCGCCGCGCTCATGAGCTTCTTCGGATATGCCGTGTCGGACAAAACCCAGGCGTGGCTGCTCTACCAAGGCGTGCTTTTTGTGCTGGTCATGATGTTCATGCCGCAAGGCCTGGTCGGCCTGTGGGACGCCGCGGCAGCCCGCGTGCGCCGGCTTGGCGCGGCGCGCGCGGTGCCCTTGCTATTCGCCTGGCTCGTCGCGGCCCTGCTGTTGACTGCTGGTGCAGTATTCCTGATCGAACTGCTGCAGCGCCTGTGCTCGCAGGAGTATCGCGCGCTCGCCGCGCAAGCGGCGGCGCTGCCTCCCGTGACCATGTTGAAGGAAACGTGGGAAGTGACCCGCGTCACCACCTGGGCCTGGCCATTGGGCTTGCTGACCCTGGGCGGCGGCTTGCTGGCTTTCGCAAACAAGCGACTGAAAACCACGGAGGAACACACATGA
- a CDS encoding branched-chain amino acid ABC transporter permease gives MDTLLFSLLNGVVYGLLLFMVSAGLTLVFGMMGVLNFAHASFYMLGAYFAYTLQGLLGFGLAVVVATLLAGGVGAVVERFFLRRVHHHGHAHELLLTFGLSFIVAETIKLLFGNFPVNYQVPAVLDGPAFSLGGQQYPLYRLLMGGVALVMFALLYLLLTRTRVGIIVRSAIYRPRMVEALGHNVQFVFMGVFGVGAALAGLAGAIAGAFYTTNPNMALEIGVMVFVVVVVGGLGSLGGAMVASLLIGLLTSLAVGIDRSLADLLAFVGVGGWAQGVGGLLTLKLSSLASTLPFALMLLVLLLRPQGLMGYKT, from the coding sequence ATGGATACTTTGCTGTTCTCACTGCTCAACGGCGTCGTCTACGGGCTGCTGCTGTTCATGGTGTCGGCCGGGCTGACGCTGGTGTTCGGAATGATGGGGGTGCTCAACTTCGCCCATGCGTCGTTCTACATGCTCGGCGCGTACTTTGCCTACACGCTGCAAGGACTGCTGGGCTTTGGCCTAGCGGTCGTGGTGGCCACATTGCTGGCCGGCGGCGTCGGCGCGGTGGTGGAGCGATTCTTCCTGCGGCGTGTCCATCACCACGGCCACGCGCATGAGCTGCTGCTCACCTTCGGACTGTCGTTCATCGTGGCCGAGACGATCAAGCTCCTGTTCGGCAACTTCCCGGTCAACTACCAGGTTCCCGCAGTGCTCGACGGCCCGGCCTTCTCACTCGGCGGGCAGCAGTACCCTCTTTACCGGCTGTTGATGGGCGGCGTGGCGCTGGTGATGTTTGCGCTGCTCTACCTGCTGCTGACACGAACCCGCGTGGGCATCATCGTGCGTTCGGCCATCTACCGGCCGCGCATGGTCGAGGCGCTGGGGCACAACGTGCAGTTCGTGTTCATGGGGGTCTTCGGCGTGGGGGCGGCATTGGCGGGGCTGGCTGGTGCGATTGCCGGCGCGTTCTACACCACCAACCCGAACATGGCGCTGGAGATCGGCGTGATGGTCTTCGTCGTCGTCGTCGTCGGTGGCCTGGGCTCGCTCGGCGGCGCCATGGTGGCCTCCTTGCTGATCGGCTTGCTCACCTCCCTGGCTGTCGGCATCGACCGCAGTCTCGCCGACCTGTTGGCTTTCGTGGGCGTGGGAGGCTGGGCCCAAGGGGTAGGTGGTCTGCTCACGCTCAAGTTGTCCAGCCTGGCATCCACGCTGCCATTTGCCTTGATGTTGCTCGTCCTGTTGCTGCGGCCGCAGGGTTTGATGGGCTACAAAACCTGA
- a CDS encoding branched-chain amino acid ABC transporter substrate-binding protein, with amino-acid sequence MTSFRLAAVPAALLIASAAQATTVKIGMLETLSGPQASTGQTFRAGVRFAIDKMNAAGGWNGQPVQLVEYDNQGGPAGASDKLKAAIADGVQIVVQGASSAIGGQITEDVRKHNLRNPGKEIVYINVGAEALELTGEKCNFHHFRVAPNAQVRTKVLVKGMKEANALGKKVYAINQNYSWGQDMEAAIVDNAAAGGYQVVEKALHDTNKIQDFAPYIAKISSSGAETVITGNWSNDLLLMMKAAKGAGLKAAFGTVFLDQPGNISNAGDTALGHFIVHAFNGEAGGADGERFVADFSAKMGRPPVFVEPQTVFGMDMVADALRRTKPEGGKLNVNAFARAMETVRIKTPMGEASMRAADHQILMPLVVSTVSKDARFKVDGTDMGFKPVKVFSAEEAAMPVQPSCKMQRPS; translated from the coding sequence ATGACTTCTTTTCGCCTTGCCGCTGTTCCTGCGGCCCTGCTGATCGCCTCGGCTGCGCAAGCCACCACGGTCAAGATCGGCATGCTGGAAACCCTCTCGGGTCCGCAGGCATCGACGGGACAGACGTTCCGTGCAGGCGTGCGCTTCGCCATCGACAAGATGAATGCGGCTGGCGGCTGGAACGGTCAGCCGGTGCAACTGGTCGAGTACGACAACCAAGGGGGGCCCGCCGGTGCCTCGGACAAGCTCAAGGCCGCCATCGCCGACGGCGTGCAGATCGTGGTGCAGGGCGCGTCTTCCGCGATTGGCGGACAGATCACCGAAGACGTGCGCAAGCACAACCTGCGCAATCCCGGCAAGGAAATCGTCTACATCAACGTCGGCGCAGAGGCCCTGGAGCTGACGGGAGAAAAGTGCAACTTCCACCACTTCCGCGTGGCCCCCAACGCCCAGGTGCGCACCAAGGTGCTGGTGAAGGGCATGAAGGAGGCCAATGCACTGGGCAAGAAGGTCTACGCCATCAACCAGAACTACTCCTGGGGCCAGGACATGGAGGCCGCCATCGTCGATAACGCTGCGGCGGGTGGCTACCAGGTGGTGGAGAAGGCCCTGCACGACACCAACAAGATCCAGGACTTTGCACCTTACATTGCCAAGATCAGCAGCTCGGGCGCCGAGACGGTGATCACCGGCAACTGGTCCAACGATCTGCTGTTGATGATGAAGGCGGCCAAGGGCGCGGGCCTCAAGGCCGCGTTCGGCACGGTGTTCCTGGATCAGCCGGGCAACATCAGCAACGCGGGTGACACAGCCCTGGGCCACTTCATCGTGCACGCCTTCAATGGGGAGGCGGGCGGTGCCGACGGTGAGCGCTTCGTGGCGGACTTCTCCGCCAAGATGGGCCGCCCGCCCGTGTTCGTCGAACCGCAGACCGTGTTCGGCATGGACATGGTGGCCGATGCCTTGCGGCGCACCAAGCCCGAGGGGGGCAAGCTCAACGTGAATGCCTTCGCCCGCGCGATGGAGACGGTGCGAATCAAGACCCCGATGGGCGAGGCCAGCATGCGCGCCGCGGACCACCAGATCCTGATGCCGCTGGTGGTGTCCACCGTGTCGAAGGATGCCCGCTTCAAGGTGGACGGCACGGACATGGGCTTCAAGCCGGTGAAGGTCTTCAGTGCCGAAGAAGCCGCCATGCCCGTGCAGCCCAGCTGCAAGATGCAACGGCCGTCCTGA
- a CDS encoding SDR family oxidoreductase, which yields MALHDSLRPVPDLRVLVTAGANGIGAAVARAFHAAGAQVHVCDIDRAALDRLLKETPGLTGTPADASVSSDVDTVFEGVRNHLGGLDVLVSNAGIAGPTAPIDEIEPAHWARTLAVNLDSQFHFARRAVPLLKASSANPCLIAMGSVAGRLGYAYRTPYAASKWAIVGMTKSLAIELGPQGVRVNAILPGVVEGARMDSVIAARASSLGISAEAMRQQYLDKISLRRMVTADDVAATALFLSSPGARNLTGQVISVDGNVEYL from the coding sequence ATGGCCCTTCACGACTCTCTTCGCCCCGTTCCCGACCTGCGCGTACTGGTGACCGCCGGGGCCAATGGCATTGGCGCCGCCGTCGCACGTGCCTTCCATGCCGCGGGGGCGCAGGTACACGTCTGCGACATCGATCGCGCCGCGTTGGATCGCTTGTTGAAGGAGACGCCCGGTCTCACCGGGACGCCCGCAGACGCTTCCGTGTCTTCCGACGTGGACACCGTGTTCGAAGGCGTCCGTAATCACCTGGGCGGTCTGGACGTGCTGGTGAGCAACGCCGGGATTGCAGGCCCCACCGCGCCCATCGATGAGATCGAGCCCGCACACTGGGCGCGGACCCTGGCGGTCAACCTGGACAGCCAGTTCCACTTTGCCCGCCGCGCGGTGCCCCTGCTCAAAGCGTCCAGCGCGAACCCGTGCCTCATCGCCATGGGCTCGGTCGCGGGCCGTTTGGGCTATGCCTACCGTACGCCTTATGCGGCCAGCAAGTGGGCCATCGTGGGTATGACCAAATCGCTGGCCATTGAACTCGGACCACAAGGCGTCCGGGTTAACGCCATCCTGCCTGGCGTTGTCGAGGGCGCCCGCATGGACAGCGTGATCGCGGCGCGCGCCTCGTCCCTCGGCATCAGCGCCGAAGCGATGCGCCAACAGTACCTGGACAAGATTTCACTGCGCCGCATGGTCACCGCCGACGACGTCGCGGCGACAGCGCTGTTCCTGAGTTCGCCGGGCGCGCGCAACCTGACGGGTCAGGTGATCAGCGTGGACGGCAACGTCGAGTACCTCTAG
- a CDS encoding GAF domain-containing protein, translating into MKPTPLIANTLIELLHRAAPAEDFAQQLAQAEALPAGRPDKASLIETVRMAMAVRNRMEVLQQREQGMVALMESAQDLSEQLELASLLAAIVDRTRRLLGSDMAWISELDDTRGVFQALTSEGGLTRSSMAMSIRSDRGVASVVMSTRMPFTTPDYLHDTRFNHDPRFDDVFRVEGICALVGVPVIWQDEVIGLLFAADRYPRVHTTQNIAILRTLATHGAVALKNARDFERINMALGKADEARSELERHVRGVQAAADAHEEITLLLARGASLATLCQAVAGLLGGSLLVLDEVNQVISQGVAEGYDGTAAQRYQPHGERSADLARALRQARLTGRSAQAYEADGEICRVMPVIGGDDALGAIVLFHQKPLEEVAERTFERSSSVIGIVLLSQERQEASNHRDMSALMRALVSPRQDELAVLRNRAERFGLDLTQPLSLMMIELNGPSAGFVSRRLLQMPESRPCLIDDIDGIVVVLCCTTRALELRQVLSQWIHREVGKAYRGVVSRPMTSPAELPAVFATIKRSMGILRRLGLQEQFISQNELALYSTLFETHDASSLEQFLEASIGPLIQHDRKRHTALAATLLCFFDCNQNARTTAQRLDIHVNTVRQRLATIEGLLGHLGHATRALEIHVALRLWSLRS; encoded by the coding sequence TTGAAACCCACACCTTTGATCGCGAACACCTTGATTGAGCTGTTGCACCGGGCCGCCCCTGCGGAAGACTTCGCTCAACAGTTGGCCCAAGCCGAAGCCTTGCCGGCGGGTCGTCCCGACAAGGCAAGCCTGATCGAAACGGTGCGCATGGCCATGGCCGTGCGCAACCGCATGGAGGTGCTGCAGCAACGCGAGCAGGGCATGGTGGCGTTGATGGAGTCGGCGCAGGATCTCTCTGAACAGCTGGAACTGGCCAGCCTGCTCGCGGCCATCGTGGACCGAACACGTCGGCTGCTGGGCTCCGACATGGCTTGGATCTCCGAACTGGACGATACCCGTGGCGTTTTCCAAGCATTGACCTCCGAGGGGGGGCTGACGCGCAGTTCGATGGCGATGTCCATACGCAGCGACAGAGGCGTTGCCAGTGTGGTGATGTCCACCCGCATGCCGTTCACCACACCCGACTACCTGCATGACACGCGCTTCAACCACGATCCCCGGTTCGACGACGTTTTTCGCGTCGAGGGCATTTGCGCGCTGGTAGGGGTGCCAGTGATCTGGCAGGACGAAGTGATCGGTCTGCTGTTCGCGGCCGACCGCTACCCCCGCGTCCACACCACACAAAACATCGCCATCCTGCGTACGCTGGCCACCCACGGCGCTGTGGCGCTGAAAAACGCACGCGACTTCGAGCGCATCAACATGGCGCTGGGCAAGGCAGACGAGGCGCGTTCTGAACTGGAACGCCATGTGCGGGGAGTCCAGGCCGCAGCCGACGCGCACGAGGAAATCACCCTGCTGCTGGCACGCGGTGCCTCGCTGGCTACCCTGTGTCAGGCGGTGGCAGGCCTGCTGGGCGGCAGCCTGCTGGTGCTGGACGAAGTCAACCAGGTCATCAGCCAGGGCGTGGCCGAAGGTTATGACGGCACCGCCGCGCAACGCTACCAACCTCATGGCGAGCGCAGCGCCGACCTGGCGCGCGCCCTGCGCCAGGCGCGCCTGACCGGGCGTTCTGCCCAGGCCTACGAAGCCGATGGGGAAATCTGCCGCGTCATGCCGGTGATCGGCGGCGACGATGCGCTGGGCGCCATCGTGCTGTTCCACCAGAAGCCGCTGGAAGAGGTGGCCGAGCGCACTTTCGAGCGCAGTTCGAGCGTGATCGGTATCGTGCTGCTGTCCCAGGAACGCCAGGAGGCCAGCAACCACCGCGACATGTCGGCCTTGATGCGTGCACTGGTCTCACCGCGACAAGATGAGCTGGCCGTATTGCGCAACCGGGCCGAACGGTTCGGTCTGGATCTCACGCAACCCCTCTCACTCATGATGATCGAGCTCAATGGGCCGAGTGCCGGTTTCGTCTCTCGGCGGTTGCTCCAGATGCCGGAGAGCCGGCCCTGCCTGATCGACGACATCGATGGCATCGTGGTCGTTCTGTGTTGCACCACCCGCGCACTGGAACTGCGGCAGGTGCTGTCGCAGTGGATACACCGCGAAGTGGGCAAGGCATACCGCGGCGTGGTCTCGCGGCCTATGACGTCGCCGGCCGAACTGCCCGCAGTGTTTGCGACGATCAAGCGATCGATGGGCATTCTGCGTCGCCTGGGTCTACAGGAACAGTTCATCAGCCAGAACGAGCTGGCCTTGTACTCCACGCTGTTCGAGACCCACGACGCCAGCAGCCTGGAACAGTTTCTCGAGGCCAGCATCGGTCCATTGATCCAGCACGATCGCAAGCGCCACACGGCACTGGCCGCCACTCTGCTGTGCTTCTTCGACTGCAACCAGAACGCCAGGACCACCGCGCAGCGCCTGGACATCCACGTCAACACGGTGCGCCAGCGGCTGGCCACCATCGAAGGCTTGCTAGGGCACCTGGGCCATGCGACCCGCGCCCTGGAGATCCATGTTGCTTTGCGGCTCTGGAGCCTCCGTTCATGA
- a CDS encoding carboxylesterase family protein: protein MLADTSKCRCWRAARATKANFSLACWRCGQPDVCTTSFDWDELPSSFDNAYGAAHSFDLPSIFGNFGPSLYSTIPFSRVNRAGRLDLSAQMMQSIGSFARDGDPNSASLGSVWPAWPRSLVFDSNLEAARLAVE from the coding sequence GTGCTGGCCGATACGTCAAAGTGCCGGTGTTGGCGGGCAGCACGCGCGACGAAAGCAAACTTTTCCCTGGCCTGCTGGCGATGCGGCCAGCCCGATGTCTGCACTACCAGTTTCGACTGGGATGAGCTGCCGTCGTCTTTTGACAATGCCTATGGCGCGGCTCACAGTTTTGACTTGCCGTCCATCTTCGGCAATTTCGGGCCTTCGCTCTACTCGACCATCCCGTTCAGCCGGGTGAACAGGGCGGGCCGACTCGACCTGTCGGCACAGATGATGCAAAGCATCGGCAGCTTCGCGCGCGACGGAGACCCCAACAGCGCCAGCCTGGGTTCTGTCTGGCCCGCATGGCCACGTTCGCTGGTCTTTGATTCGAACCTTGAAGCGGCACGGCTGGCGGTGGAATGA
- the purT gene encoding formate-dependent phosphoribosylglycinamide formyltransferase, giving the protein MTILGTPLSPHATKVMLLGSGELGKEVLIALQRLGVETIAVDRYEHAPGQQVAHHSRTITMSDPAQLKALIEAERPHLVVPEIEAIATPMLEELEAAGTVRVIPTARAARLTMDREGIRVLAGETLGLPTSPYQFCDSLAELQAAIDGVGGAAGIGYPCIVKPVMSSSGKGQSKIDSPADIQKAWDFAMAGGRVSHGRVIVEGFIDFDYEITLLTVRSLGADGQVETHFCAPIGHLQVSGDYVESWQPHPMHPAALEKSRQIAKAVTENLGGQGLFGVELFVKGEQVWFSEVSPRPHDTGLVTLCTQHQSEFELHARAILGLPVDTSLRNPGASAVIYGGVEAVGIVFDGVDEALRVPGTDLRLFGKPESFTQRRMGVALARAGDVETARGNAKRAAGKVKPRRA; this is encoded by the coding sequence ATGACCATCCTTGGAACCCCCCTGTCGCCCCACGCCACCAAAGTCATGCTGCTGGGCTCGGGCGAGCTGGGCAAGGAAGTGCTGATCGCGCTGCAGCGCCTGGGCGTGGAAACCATTGCCGTGGACCGCTACGAGCACGCGCCCGGCCAGCAGGTGGCGCACCACAGCCGCACCATCACCATGAGTGACCCGGCACAGCTCAAGGCCCTGATCGAGGCCGAGCGCCCCCACCTCGTGGTGCCCGAGATCGAGGCCATCGCCACACCCATGCTCGAAGAGCTGGAGGCCGCGGGCACGGTGCGCGTGATCCCCACGGCCCGCGCCGCGCGACTGACGATGGACCGCGAAGGCATCCGCGTGCTGGCTGGCGAAACGCTGGGCCTGCCCACCAGCCCCTACCAATTTTGTGATTCGCTGGCCGAACTGCAAGCCGCCATTGATGGTGTGGGCGGGGCCGCAGGCATCGGTTACCCCTGCATCGTCAAGCCCGTGATGAGCAGCTCGGGCAAAGGCCAGAGCAAGATCGACAGCCCGGCCGACATTCAGAAAGCTTGGGACTTCGCCATGGCCGGCGGCCGCGTAAGCCATGGCCGTGTGATCGTCGAGGGCTTCATCGACTTCGACTATGAAATCACGCTGCTCACCGTGCGTTCCCTCGGGGCCGATGGCCAGGTGGAAACGCATTTCTGCGCACCCATCGGCCACCTGCAGGTCAGCGGCGACTATGTCGAAAGCTGGCAGCCCCACCCCATGCACCCCGCCGCGCTGGAGAAGTCGCGCCAGATCGCCAAGGCCGTCACCGAGAACCTGGGCGGCCAGGGGTTGTTTGGCGTGGAGTTGTTCGTGAAGGGCGAGCAGGTCTGGTTCAGCGAGGTCAGCCCGCGCCCGCACGACACCGGCCTGGTCACGCTGTGCACGCAGCATCAGAGCGAATTTGAATTGCACGCCCGCGCCATTCTGGGTCTGCCGGTGGACACCAGCCTGCGCAACCCCGGCGCCAGCGCCGTCATCTACGGCGGCGTGGAGGCCGTGGGCATCGTTTTCGACGGCGTGGATGAAGCCCTGCGCGTGCCCGGCACCGACCTGCGCCTGTTTGGCAAACCCGAGAGCTTCACCCAACGCCGCATGGGCGTGGCGCTGGCGCGGGCGGGTGACGTGGAGACGGCGCGGGGCAACGCCAAGCGGGCGGCCGGCAAGGTCAAGCCGCGCCGGGCGTGA
- a CDS encoding ABC transporter permease, which translates to MPTALPQAPHTAAPPPSVWRAPSLSSRCWPVFLRNLLVWRKLAIPSLVGNIAEPLMWLVAFGYGMGALVGELSVNGTQVPYILFLASGSICMSAMNAASFEALYSAFSRMHVQKTWEGIMNTPVGLDDVLLAEMLWAAFKALFTVTAILGVMLALGISHSPKLLVAWPVLLCVGIMFSSIALIFNALAKGYDFFTYYFTLVLTPMMFLSGVFFPREQLPPLVRAISDWLPLTNAVELVRPLFMDQWPQQPLRHSLVMLGTTVAAYWVALALTRKRFRA; encoded by the coding sequence ATGCCCACCGCACTTCCACAAGCACCCCACACTGCGGCTCCCCCTCCCTCTGTATGGCGCGCACCCAGCCTTTCCAGCCGCTGCTGGCCGGTGTTCCTGCGCAACCTGCTGGTCTGGCGCAAGCTGGCCATTCCCAGCTTGGTGGGCAACATTGCCGAGCCGCTGATGTGGCTGGTGGCCTTTGGCTACGGTATGGGCGCGCTGGTCGGGGAGCTGTCGGTCAACGGCACGCAGGTGCCCTACATCCTGTTCCTGGCCAGCGGTTCCATTTGCATGAGTGCCATGAATGCCGCGAGCTTCGAGGCGCTGTACTCGGCCTTCTCGCGCATGCATGTGCAAAAAACCTGGGAAGGCATCATGAACACCCCCGTGGGGCTGGACGACGTGCTGCTGGCCGAGATGCTGTGGGCGGCGTTCAAGGCGCTGTTCACCGTCACGGCCATCCTGGGCGTGATGCTGGCGCTGGGCATCAGCCACTCGCCCAAGCTGCTGGTGGCCTGGCCCGTGCTGCTGTGCGTGGGCATCATGTTCTCCAGCATTGCGCTGATCTTCAATGCGCTGGCCAAGGGCTACGACTTCTTCACCTATTACTTCACGCTGGTTCTCACGCCGATGATGTTCCTCTCGGGCGTTTTCTTCCCGCGTGAGCAGCTCCCGCCGCTGGTGCGCGCCATCTCCGACTGGCTACCGCTGACCAACGCCGTGGAGCTGGTGCGCCCGCTCTTCATGGACCAGTGGCCCCAGCAGCCGCTGCGCCACAGCCTGGTGATGCTGGGCACCACCGTGGCGGCCTACTGGGTGGCGCTGGCCTTGACGCGCAAGCGCTTTCGTGCTTGA
- a CDS encoding choline dehydrogenase: MFDYIVVGGGSAGSVLAGRLSEDPAVRVCLLEAGPADKSVLIHCPAGLAVMAKYELNGWGQNTTPQPGLNGRRGYQPRGKVLGGSSSINAMIYARGQSADYDFWAAQGNPGWGWSDVLPYFKRAENNERGADAWHGTGGPLNVADLRSPNPFSQVFVDAGVQAGHAHNPDFNGASQEGVGLYQVTHRNGERFSAAKAYLTPHLARPNLQVITGAHATRILVENRRAVGVEYRQGGAVQQLRCNREVLLSAGALLSPQLLMLSGIGPGDELRRHGVEVLHDLPGVGAHLHDHPDVVQVMDAPRLTDLFGLSLPGLGHLWNGVREWRSRRTGMLTTNFAEAGGFIRSQPSEPAPDVQLHFVIGKLVDHGRKTVLGHGYSCHVCLLQPVSRGRVGLASNNPLDLPLVDPNFLGERADMDRMVHGFRRMREILAQPALAQFGARELPSSAAAQTDVEIEQFIRRYADTIYHPVGSCRMGPGPMDVVDAALRVHGMQGLRVVDASIMPRIVSGNTNAPTIMLAEKAVDMLRAASRK; the protein is encoded by the coding sequence ATGTTTGATTACATCGTTGTAGGGGGGGGCTCGGCCGGCAGCGTGCTGGCAGGGCGTTTGAGCGAAGACCCGGCGGTGCGCGTCTGCCTGCTGGAGGCGGGCCCTGCCGACAAAAGCGTGCTCATCCACTGCCCGGCAGGTCTGGCCGTGATGGCCAAGTACGAACTCAACGGCTGGGGCCAGAACACCACGCCGCAGCCCGGCCTGAACGGGCGCCGGGGCTACCAGCCGCGCGGCAAGGTGCTGGGCGGGTCGAGCTCGATCAACGCGATGATTTATGCGCGCGGCCAGAGCGCCGACTATGACTTCTGGGCCGCGCAGGGCAACCCCGGCTGGGGTTGGAGCGATGTGCTGCCGTATTTCAAGCGGGCCGAAAACAACGAGCGCGGCGCCGACGCCTGGCACGGCACGGGCGGCCCGCTGAATGTGGCCGACCTGCGCTCCCCCAACCCGTTCAGCCAGGTCTTTGTCGATGCCGGGGTGCAGGCCGGACACGCGCACAACCCCGACTTCAACGGCGCCTCGCAAGAAGGCGTAGGGCTGTACCAGGTTACCCACCGCAATGGCGAGCGCTTCAGCGCTGCCAAGGCCTACCTCACGCCGCACCTGGCGCGCCCCAATCTGCAGGTGATCACGGGGGCGCATGCCACGCGCATCCTGGTGGAAAACCGCCGCGCCGTAGGCGTGGAATACCGCCAGGGCGGCGCCGTGCAACAGCTGCGCTGCAACCGCGAGGTGCTGCTCAGTGCCGGTGCGCTGCTCTCGCCCCAACTGCTCATGCTCTCGGGTATTGGCCCGGGCGACGAACTGCGGCGCCACGGCGTCGAAGTGCTGCACGATCTGCCCGGCGTGGGAGCGCACCTGCACGACCACCCCGACGTGGTGCAGGTGATGGATGCGCCCCGCCTGACCGATCTGTTCGGTCTGTCGCTGCCGGGCCTGGGTCATCTGTGGAACGGTGTGCGCGAATGGCGCAGCCGCCGCACCGGCATGCTGACCACCAACTTTGCCGAAGCTGGGGGCTTCATCCGCAGCCAGCCGTCCGAGCCCGCGCCCGATGTGCAACTGCACTTTGTGATTGGCAAGCTGGTGGACCATGGGCGCAAGACCGTGCTGGGCCATGGCTACTCGTGCCATGTCTGCCTGCTGCAACCCGTGAGCCGGGGCCGCGTGGGCCTGGCCAGCAACAACCCGCTGGACCTGCCGTTGGTCGATCCCAACTTTCTGGGCGAGCGGGCCGACATGGATCGCATGGTGCATGGCTTTCGGCGCATGCGCGAGATCCTGGCGCAACCTGCGCTGGCGCAGTTTGGTGCGCGTGAATTGCCCTCATCGGCTGCCGCGCAGACGGATGTCGAGATCGAGCAGTTCATTCGCCGCTATGCCGACACCATCTACCACCCCGTGGGCAGCTGCCGCATGGGGCCCGGGCCCATGGATGTGGTGGATGCGGCGCTGCGTGTGCACGGCATGCAGGGGCTGCGGGTGGTCGATGCATCCATCATGCCGCGCATCGTCAGCGGCAACACCAACGCGCCGACCATCATGCTGGCCGAGAAGGCCGTGGACATGCTGCGGGCCGCCAGCAGAAAATAA